gcaatttaatttTGGTTACAGGTACAATGCATTCTTATTTGTTTTACTAAGTTTGCCAGTCATCATTGTCCCTGTAAGGCAAATTGTGGAAAATGTTTTGTTAatcaaatgtttttatttctaataaatggatttccaaaaattatatatttttggttttctttgaaCATGTGTGTGATTTACCTTATTGCATTCTCCAGGAATAGCTATTTTGTgaaattgtaataaatttttcaactgtaaaggaaaatattcttgcatagaatatgaaaatatttttttatgtaattaagatgttctatttttttatttacctaatGAATATACAGATcagtttcctttttccaaaatatatgCAGTTCATTATacattcaaattttttatttatgcagAATACTTTACAAGTAAATTCAAACGTTGCCactagattctttttttttttttattattccaggAATAGTTTCTATTGCTAACAATAGTAGCaattgttaattaattattattttcaatatagcAATTTTCAAGCATAAGactgcacatacacataaatatgcatgaaCACAGTGTTGTTGGGAAATTAAAAATGGAACAAAATGAAATTCTTTATTACAAGCCATGGCAAGGTAAACCATCATGTAactagaaaataatatttactatatctcTTAATCACATCCATCAAAGTTCCATGTTGCAAGaggttttctttacatttttaagATGTTTATTAGGTATGTGATGTATGtttctttcaaaataaaaaaggaaggaaaaaaatgattcaaCTCTAAAAGTAAagccattcttttttctttcaaggcaacctctctctctctctctctctgttggatAAGAtttcaaatacataaatatatgcctaATTAACTCCAGCTACtgatacatttataaatgtaaacaGATCAACAAATATTCTAGTATTTCTTTCcaaatcatatatacaaaaatatttacatattctgCTTAACAGTAATCTGCAACAAGAAGCGAAGtctgaaaatacaaatgaaactGTGCATCTGGTTGTAGTCTGAATTACAGTAACATTATAGCTGACAGTTCAATGAGGAAAACTGACAATAACATTCACTATGTTCATACTGAACACACTTTACCACACACAGTTGCTACAAACATTTCCTTCAATGACATTTAAAGTAAATAAGGTTTTTTTAAGTCCTAAGTTTCAAGCCAGGTATTTGGAGTGAAACACATCCACAATACAGAAAAAGATATTgctattaccatcaatatcagtTTTCTTCATGCATAAAAGCTAATCCATGTGCAGACGAGTAAATCACaccaatgatgaaaaaatagaggTACAGATTACCATTAAATTCGTATCTTGATGAATTTTGTAAATATCTCACaattaaaagtaaatgaaaaataatgtaataagaaaCAATATTTAATCCTCACAATactgacaaacaaaaaaaagcctaATTAAATACCAACAGACATCCCGAACACCAttacttcaaaaatatatatttaatggtcTGTAGTCTTGGAAACCAGTTTGTCCTTCAGAACTGGCACCATTCTGTCCAACATTTCAGGGAAACGTCTGGAATGCCcttaattttaatatcaaattCAGAAATACACAACAAAATATGAAGCTTCAGTCTGACACAAACAAATATCtccttatttaattatatataatttttggattTATCTTACTTCTACAATAACTTTTACTTGACTTTGCTGGAATCTTAATTTTCATTCCAACTGTTTATAATTTCTTaatatttaactttattttatatattcgaaGAGGCAAAATAGTCATCTGAAACTCATAATAGTAATTTACCATTGTATAAACTTAACGTGTTTACAATTACTTGTCCTTCCACATGCAGAATTTGTTCCCTATAAGAAAAAACAGGTAATTTTCGTATGACTTAATTTCTTTACTGAATGTTCAAATCAAATTGCTTTGGAATTTAAAATGATGTGTCTCTCAAATCATACCTCTGTTACATCTCTTTTCATaagtattaatacacacatacaaacacatctggCGCTTTTGATCATCAAAGCTGCTATTAACCTGAGTTGTTCTCTTCAAAACATTAAAGAACATTTGGGATTGCTTTTACAATTCTCTCAATGTATGCTGAGCAAGTAAGTTGTAACTGTAAGTGTGCCAAGGCAATTCCTTACCAAAAATACCTGCCACCTATATTCAACAGAGGGTTTGAATGCATAccagaaatcattaaaaaataccaCCATCTCTCTATATAGAATGCAATACTGTGGAATAATCAAAGTGAGCTGGAATTTCAAACTGTAAACAAGATTCAAGACTGTACAGTTGTAGTCTGGAGTCCTAATGAAACCATTACAGTCAACCACATAACAAAGTTTATAAATCAATCTCATCTAAATTCAATACtgaatacatgtacaaatattaaatattaagcacattaaaaaaataatacaaaaaaatcatagtaatgtTCATTCATGAGATAactagagaagaaaaaatacctaaaaaaaagagtACATAGGTGTGAATGTAAGTGTGGAGTGATGTGATGTGAGTGCATGTGTACATAGTGAGAGGAATGCTTGTTTTTATGAACATGTAAGTGTACATGGGCATCCATACTCCAAATATAGTAAGAAATTCCAACTGAAAACGTCAGGCATAATGATTAGGGGAATCAGTAACAAACATGCCACATGTCTACTTATACCATTTTTCAATCAAGAGCAATGTACATAACCTTTAAATCTCAAACATCCTCACAGAAAGTGATAACCACTGAAAATACTACAGAGATCATTTGACTGAATTTGACCCTCAGTCTGGATCCTTACTGCAAGACTTCAAATTCTTCATCATCCTCTGATTCTAAATGGTGATCCTCTAGCTCCATACCTGTGAAAAATGGAAATTCATATGAGCAAAGGATTTAATCTTTGATTTTGTGTTCTGAGAATAAGTCTTGCTTTCTTTATTAGTAACAGTCACTCTTCTACACCTAGAgctctgaaaaataaaatatattgagaaTGATCCATTCTTAGTTCTCTTGTAGATAAGATTCTGTATATGCCTTTCAGTGTAAAATAAATCCCCTGACCACAGGATACATGAGTATGAATGTCATGACTTACATCTTCCTGAAGCTCCTTCTAAGGAACTGTCATCCTTCATGTAGTCCGGTCGCGTAGGTACAAGTTCAAATAGAGGCGTCTTTTCAGCGTCTATAAGTTCTTGGCGCATTCGGTTACACAAGTCATCATATTCTTTCTCTGTGCCACAGTAGAAACACTGAAAGAAATGGGGTGCGGTGGTCATCTGACATTTTCATCTTActtcaatgttatcattacttacattatttttttctttttcttagggtATGTTTACACAGGAAAGCAATACCCAAGTATTCATCTTAAAAAAACACTGAGATAAAATGACAATCACAATGACTTAAGGTAAAAAATTACCAATGCCAAAGATGGATCTAGATGTTCAAAGGGCATTCGCTGTGCGTACATGCAGTGGTAAGACTTGTCTGTTTCCACTTCTGTTTCTGTTGCCTTCTTGGCCACACTACCAGCTTCTTGGGTTGTGTGGGGATCTAGGTACACTACCTCATCacctgaaaacaaaaacaatcaatgAATCATTTCTATAAGGTTATCTAGAGGTCACAAATGAGTTCAGaacattatattttacattgttATTTGTTAAAATTCATTACACAATTAATCTAACTCACCAACAAAGCCCACAAAGTAGGAAGCATGATTGGGCTTTCCACCTATGAGACCTAAAGACTGGGGCATCTTAAAGCATTtctgttaaaacaaaaaaataatcatataaatatagttCAGAAATTacctaatgatattactaatgatattacATATGTTTGATCATTTGCCATCTTTGCTTTTGCAGACCAAGAAGTAATGAGTTTTAAgctaatttaaatgaaaaatattaaacatatttacattaaGTTCTTATGACACTGTACACAGACAGTATCCAATACAAAAAAGTAATTCTCCAAAATAAGATGAGCACAATAGTGAACATGCTGTCATATCTCTAAATCTCTGTACCTTAATGCCTGAGTAATACACAGGATTCATCTCAGAGAGTCCTAGTCGAAGTGGAATGAAAAGGAGCAGTGGCCGCCATCCTCTCTCACCTTCAACCTGACAGCTGCACTCTGTGTGCATTTTGGCAAAATGTCAAAAAGCATTCACTTGAAATCCATCCCCATTTCTATAACCACAATATTATTTGATTT
This genomic interval from Penaeus monodon isolate SGIC_2016 chromosome 37, NSTDA_Pmon_1, whole genome shotgun sequence contains the following:
- the LOC119596341 gene encoding cysteine protease ATG4B-like isoform X3; its protein translation is MDDIIAACMTYEGALSEPEDFPKTEEPVWLLGKEYSTQTDLAALRSDVQSRLWMTYRRNFAQIGDSNFTSDKGWGCMLRCGQMVLAEALIRRHLGRDWTWESSTSDETYLRILSLFEDHKCATFSLHIMSQLGVDEGKPIGEWYGPNTVAQVIRKLVIFDEWNNFSVNVALDNIVIMDEIKCSCQVEGERGWRPLLLFIPLRLGLSEMNPVYYSGIKKCFKMPQSLGLIGGKPNHASYFVGFVGDEVVYLDPHTTQEAGSVAKKATETEVETDKSYHCMYAQRMPFEHLDPSLALCFYCGTEKEYDDLCNRMRQELIDAEKTPLFELVPTRPDYMKDDSSLEGASGRCMELEDHHLESEDDEEFEVLQ